The following are encoded together in the Bradyrhizobium sp. CCGUVB1N3 genome:
- a CDS encoding DUF1289 domain-containing protein: MSKDTPCVAVCMIDPKTRLCFGCGRTLPEIARWHAMERAERLAVMAQLPARMADAGLSPINSASKSA; the protein is encoded by the coding sequence ATGAGCAAAGACACACCGTGCGTCGCCGTCTGCATGATCGATCCCAAGACAAGGCTGTGCTTTGGCTGCGGTCGCACGCTGCCGGAAATCGCGCGCTGGCACGCCATGGAGCGTGCGGAACGGCTCGCCGTCATGGCGCAGCTTCCGGCGCGCATGGCGGATGCAGGACTTTCGCCGATCAACTCGGCATCGAAATCCGCCTGA